One part of the Thermoanaerobacterium sp. CMT5567-10 genome encodes these proteins:
- a CDS encoding Dam family site-specific DNA-(adenine-N6)-methyltransferase: MNEQLLINGFEDKKYLKISAKPFLKWAGGKTQLLNELNSRLPLQIIQKHEIESYIEPFVGGGAFFFFLKNNYNVKESFLVDSNKELIVGYKAVQNNVEDLIFELENIERKYLQLSDEERKEFYYNVREEYNTQKDTFNYFMYNSDWIKRASYLIFLNKTCFNGLFRLNRNGNFNVPFGKYNKPKICDKENLYEVSKALINTEIICADFEESKKFIKKGSLVYLDPPYRPLSSTSNFTSYNESGFDDRDQVRLSEYFKEMDKKGAYLILSNSDPKNIDKDDDFFDKLYEEFIIERVSAKRYINSKADGRGAINELIIRNYR; encoded by the coding sequence ATGAATGAACAACTTTTGATAAATGGTTTTGAAGATAAAAAATATTTGAAAATTAGTGCAAAACCTTTTTTAAAATGGGCTGGAGGCAAAACTCAACTTTTAAATGAATTAAATAGTAGATTACCATTACAAATAATACAGAAACATGAGATAGAAAGTTATATTGAACCTTTTGTAGGTGGAGGAGCCTTTTTCTTTTTTTTGAAAAATAATTATAACGTAAAAGAATCTTTTTTGGTAGATTCGAATAAAGAGTTAATTGTAGGATATAAAGCTGTACAAAATAATGTAGAAGATTTAATATTTGAATTGGAAAATATTGAGCGCAAATACTTACAATTATCAGATGAAGAAAGAAAAGAATTTTATTACAATGTTAGAGAAGAGTATAACACTCAAAAAGATACATTTAATTATTTTATGTATAATTCTGATTGGATAAAAAGGGCTTCTTACTTGATTTTTTTAAATAAAACTTGCTTTAATGGTTTATTTAGACTAAATAGAAATGGGAATTTTAATGTGCCTTTTGGCAAATATAATAAGCCTAAAATTTGTGATAAAGAAAATTTATATGAGGTTAGTAAAGCATTAATAAATACAGAAATTATATGTGCAGATTTTGAAGAATCAAAAAAGTTTATAAAAAAAGGCAGTCTTGTATACCTTGATCCACCATATCGCCCACTAAGTTCGACTTCAAATTTCACATCATACAATGAATCGGGATTTGATGATCGCGATCAAGTTAGATTGTCTGAGTATTTTAAAGAGATGGACAAAAAAGGAGCTTATTTAATATTAAGCAATTCAGATCCTAAAAACATTGATAAAGATGATGATTTTTTTGATAAATTGTATGAAGAATTTATTATCGAGAGAGTCAGTGCAAAAAGATATATAAATAGCAAGGCTGACGGGCGTGGTGCAATTAACGAGCTTATAATTAGAAATTATAGATGA
- a CDS encoding type II restriction endonuclease, with amino-acid sequence MDSIYFDFLGMKNLEDVIEEFHNTLVDTNRSYKFFVNWDKVKKHVNKYKIEFNILNTLIGNKQFDDDLRKILSSYPQVLPTIPILLAIREQKLTVIDDFNDENFSIVHYDFNKKTLTNTDIDDMVEFFEKTGLKRFFLELSSKSVQDYVLGVEVGMDTNARKNRSGDAMELMLKPMIEKIASKGKNSFDILFQKKFQYLDDNYNIRVNSSIKNRKADFIIIKNGNKVINIEVNFYSGTGSKPQEIVDSYIERQNELKENGFEFIWITDGIGWKGQKNQLHKGFERVNYLLNLYFVRKGLLEEILWRI; translated from the coding sequence GTGGACTCAATCTATTTTGATTTTTTAGGAATGAAAAATTTAGAAGATGTCATAGAAGAATTTCACAATACATTAGTTGATACAAATAGGAGCTACAAATTTTTTGTGAATTGGGACAAAGTAAAAAAACACGTTAATAAGTATAAGATTGAGTTTAATATTTTAAACACATTGATTGGGAATAAACAATTTGATGACGATTTAAGAAAAATTTTGTCAAGTTATCCTCAAGTTCTTCCTACTATCCCAATTTTACTAGCAATACGAGAACAAAAGTTGACAGTTATTGATGATTTTAATGATGAGAATTTTAGCATAGTTCATTATGATTTTAATAAAAAGACTTTGACAAACACAGATATTGATGATATGGTTGAATTTTTTGAAAAAACTGGTTTAAAGAGATTTTTTCTTGAATTATCTTCAAAAAGTGTACAAGATTACGTGTTAGGTGTCGAAGTTGGCATGGATACCAATGCACGTAAGAATAGAAGTGGAGATGCCATGGAATTGATGTTAAAGCCGATGATTGAAAAAATAGCATCTAAGGGAAAAAATTCTTTTGATATATTGTTTCAAAAAAAGTTTCAGTATCTAGATGATAATTATAACATACGTGTAAATTCTTCAATTAAGAACAGAAAAGCTGATTTTATCATAATAAAAAATGGCAATAAAGTTATAAATATAGAAGTCAATTTTTATTCAGGGACAGGTTCAAAACCACAAGAGATAGTTGATTCATATATAGAAAGGCAAAATGAATTAAAAGAAAATGGCTTTGAATTCATCTGGATTACCGATGGGATTGGCTGGAAAGGTCAAAAAAATCAATTGCATAAAGGTTTTGAAAGAGTTAATTATCTATTAAATCTATATTTTGTACGGAAAGGGCTATTGGAGGAAATTTTATGGAGAATATAA
- a CDS encoding TRM11 family methyltransferase, translating into MENINFKKEITTVWSFPERGDWATHNGKYRGNFAPQVPRNIILRYSKENDIVLDPMVGSGTTLVEAKLLNRKSIGFDINPDAVKITKQNLNFGDIKGNKYKFEPVVKVGDIRNLKEIDDNSIDLILTHPPYLNIIKYSNGNIEGDLSNISGVKKFLNELEKGVSELFRVLKNNRYCAILIGDTRKSGHYVPLAFYVMQLFLKNGFILKEDIIKVQHNCKSTPYWESQVEKYNFYLIMHEHLFVFRKPEDGEDLSRVKYSMWQANTW; encoded by the coding sequence ATGGAGAATATAAATTTCAAAAAAGAAATAACAACTGTTTGGTCATTTCCAGAAAGAGGAGATTGGGCAACACATAATGGGAAGTACAGAGGGAATTTTGCACCGCAAGTTCCAAGAAATATTATATTGCGTTATTCAAAAGAAAATGATATTGTATTAGATCCCATGGTTGGAAGTGGTACTACTTTGGTAGAGGCAAAACTACTAAATAGAAAGAGTATTGGCTTTGATATTAATCCTGATGCGGTGAAAATAACAAAACAAAATCTTAATTTTGGTGATATTAAAGGTAATAAATATAAGTTTGAACCTGTTGTAAAAGTAGGAGATATTAGAAACCTTAAAGAAATCGATGACAACAGTATTGATTTAATTTTAACGCATCCTCCATATCTAAATATTATAAAATATTCAAATGGTAATATAGAGGGCGATTTATCAAATATTTCAGGAGTAAAGAAGTTTTTAAATGAGTTGGAAAAAGGTGTTTCAGAGCTTTTCAGGGTTTTAAAGAATAATAGGTATTGTGCAATATTAATAGGTGATACTAGAAAAAGCGGACATTATGTTCCATTGGCTTTTTATGTAATGCAACTTTTTCTTAAAAATGGCTTTATATTGAAGGAAGATATTATAAAAGTACAACATAATTGCAAATCAACACCATATTGGGAAAGTCAGGTGGAAAAATATAATTTTTATTTAATAATGCATGAGCATTTATTTGTATTTAGAAAGCCTGAAGATGGCGAAGACTTAAGTAGAGTAAAATATAGCATGTGGCAAGCAAATACATGGTAG
- a CDS encoding Uma2 family endonuclease — MSKIIKNNYTEVDYENWPEDERIELIDGQIYVMAPPSRVHQEVSMQLSVLIYNYIALKSGRCKVYSAPFDVRLKDKNNKISRVQPDISIICDEKKLNDKGCDGAPDMIIEIASPSSLSRDYVTKVNLYQNSGVKEYWIVNPYKKSIIVFRMTKDEEYDDVVQYSFDDTVKVGIFEDLKIDFKNILM; from the coding sequence ATGAGTAAGATAATAAAAAATAATTATACGGAAGTGGATTATGAAAACTGGCCAGAAGATGAAAGAATTGAATTGATTGATGGACAGATATATGTGATGGCTCCGCCGTCAAGGGTACATCAAGAAGTTTCAATGCAATTGTCAGTTTTAATATATAATTATATTGCTTTAAAGAGCGGAAGATGCAAAGTTTATTCTGCACCATTTGATGTGCGATTAAAAGATAAAAACAATAAAATAAGCAGAGTACAACCTGATATATCTATTATATGTGATGAGAAAAAACTTAATGACAAAGGGTGTGATGGTGCTCCAGATATGATAATAGAGATAGCCTCACCGTCTTCTTTGTCAAGAGATTATGTTACAAAAGTAAACTTATATCAAAATTCAGGTGTAAAAGAGTATTGGATCGTGAATCCATATAAAAAAAGCATTATAGTTTTTAGGATGACCAAAGATGAAGAATATGATGATGTAGTTCAGTACAGCTTTGATGATACTGTAAAAGTTGGCATATTTGAAGATTTAAAGATAGATTTTAAAAATATATTGATGTAA
- a CDS encoding LytS/YhcK type 5TM receptor domain-containing protein: protein MLNLLTILAERFSMIGLLAFVLSRANFFKKVISNNVSYKDLSILIIIFSLIGIIGTYVGIPINGAIANSRVVGPMIAGLLGGPFIGFLVGFIAGLHRFLIGGFTALSCGISTTIEGLIGGIIKKYYKNTVDWKIAFLAGIIGETLQMILILTISRPFSSALSLVKVIGLPMILVNSSGIAVFMLIIKSVFDEIDIIESRQAKIMLDITSKTIPYIRSGLNKDTAKVVSEIIYESINVDAVAITDLKTVLAYIGLDDVQDKCQFLKKAEINAFRFKKVYVDNNKRGLGLLSSVTAPLYCYDELVGTLKLFRKNKFVNSTDIEVAKGLSNLISNQLEIADAENQKRIANEMKFNALQAQINPHFLFNALNTVISFIQYNPDGASKLLITLSEYLRNNLRYAGKWIMICKELDNIDAYLFIEKARFGDKINVVKDIDDDLLNMYIPALLIQPIVENAVKHGILPKDNGGTVVIKIKDNNDFIRFSVEDDGEGIENEMLKKIVKEDYGTNMGIGLHNVYERIQSIHRGAFFKIESKKGHGTKVVFDFPKYYEENKEEISSDVEVFNSR from the coding sequence ATGTTAAACCTGCTTACGATATTAGCCGAAAGGTTCAGCATGATAGGACTTTTGGCTTTTGTCTTGTCGAGAGCGAATTTCTTCAAAAAGGTAATAAGCAATAATGTAAGCTATAAGGACCTGTCAATACTTATCATCATATTTAGCTTAATCGGCATTATCGGCACTTATGTAGGTATACCGATTAATGGTGCTATAGCGAATTCAAGAGTTGTAGGGCCAATGATAGCGGGTTTATTAGGTGGACCTTTTATTGGATTTTTAGTGGGGTTTATAGCAGGACTTCACAGGTTTTTAATAGGCGGTTTTACTGCACTGTCATGCGGGATCTCTACCACAATAGAGGGATTGATTGGCGGCATTATCAAAAAATATTATAAAAACACGGTAGATTGGAAAATCGCGTTTTTGGCAGGAATAATTGGTGAAACGCTGCAGATGATTTTAATTCTTACAATTTCGAGGCCTTTTTCTAGCGCTCTATCGCTTGTGAAGGTAATCGGACTTCCGATGATACTTGTCAATTCGTCAGGAATTGCTGTATTTATGTTGATTATTAAATCTGTATTTGATGAAATTGATATAATCGAGTCCAGACAAGCGAAGATTATGCTTGATATTACTTCCAAAACAATTCCATATATAAGAAGCGGTTTAAATAAGGATACAGCGAAGGTCGTATCTGAGATTATCTATGAATCAATAAATGTCGATGCAGTCGCAATTACTGACTTGAAGACTGTATTAGCATATATAGGTTTAGATGATGTACAGGACAAATGTCAGTTTTTAAAAAAGGCAGAGATCAATGCATTTAGATTTAAAAAGGTTTATGTGGACAACAATAAAAGAGGTTTAGGTCTATTATCATCAGTTACTGCACCGCTATACTGCTATGATGAGCTAGTCGGCACACTTAAGTTATTTCGCAAAAATAAATTTGTAAACAGCACAGATATAGAAGTAGCAAAAGGATTAAGCAATTTAATATCAAATCAGCTTGAGATTGCAGATGCGGAAAATCAAAAAAGGATTGCTAATGAAATGAAGTTTAATGCGCTGCAAGCACAGATAAATCCTCACTTTTTGTTTAATGCATTAAATACGGTGATTTCCTTTATACAATACAATCCTGATGGTGCCAGCAAACTGCTTATTACTTTAAGCGAATATCTAAGAAATAACCTTAGGTACGCAGGAAAGTGGATAATGATTTGTAAGGAACTTGATAATATAGATGCCTATTTGTTCATTGAGAAAGCACGCTTTGGAGATAAAATCAATGTGGTTAAGGATATTGATGACGATTTGCTAAATATGTATATACCGGCTTTATTGATTCAACCTATTGTGGAAAATGCTGTAAAACACGGCATCTTGCCAAAGGATAATGGCGGTACGGTTGTAATAAAGATCAAAGATAACAATGACTTTATTAGATTCTCTGTGGAAGATGACGGCGAAGGAATCGAGAATGAAATGCTTAAGAAGATAGTAAAAGAAGATTATGGCACTAATATGGGTATTGGACTTCATAATGTGTATGAAAGGATTCAAAGTATACACAGAGGTGCTTTCTTCAAGATAGAAAGCAAAAAAGGACACGGTACAAAAGTGGTATTTGATTTCCCTAAATACTATGAAGAAAATAAGGAGGAAATTTCTAGTGATGTTGAGGTCTTTAATAGTAGATGA
- a CDS encoding LytTR family DNA-binding domain-containing protein encodes MMLRSLIVDDEIPAIEGLKYLLEDYKNTIEVIGTATNGTEAFEKILNLKPDVVFLDIDIPKLNGINVANNITALDKVPLVIFVTAYDSYAIDAFEIGAIDYLLKPINPCRLNKAINKIVNMYDKPDTLQVYLNNEAKFFEKQFHKLPVEKFGRIKLIDFNEIVYAEAMDGKVLVKTKNDIFDYNDTMKNLENRLNDASFLRVQKSFIVNLNNILEILPWFKGTYWLVMDDDKKTKISVSKNKIRELKKIFGLEKN; translated from the coding sequence GTGATGTTGAGGTCTTTAATAGTAGATGATGAGATCCCAGCTATAGAGGGTTTAAAGTACCTTTTAGAGGATTATAAAAATACTATTGAGGTTATAGGAACAGCCACAAATGGCACGGAGGCCTTTGAAAAAATCCTTAATTTAAAGCCAGATGTAGTTTTTCTAGATATTGATATTCCAAAATTAAATGGCATCAACGTTGCAAATAATATAACTGCATTGGATAAAGTGCCTTTAGTTATATTTGTTACTGCATATGATAGTTATGCAATAGATGCTTTTGAGATAGGTGCTATAGATTATCTGCTTAAACCTATAAATCCATGTAGATTGAATAAAGCTATAAATAAAATTGTAAATATGTATGATAAGCCAGATACGTTGCAAGTCTATCTAAATAATGAGGCAAAATTTTTTGAGAAACAATTTCACAAGTTGCCAGTGGAGAAGTTTGGCAGGATTAAGCTTATAGATTTTAATGAGATTGTATATGCGGAAGCGATGGACGGAAAAGTTCTTGTAAAAACTAAAAATGATATTTTTGACTACAATGATACGATGAAAAACCTGGAGAATAGACTAAATGATGCCTCATTTTTAAGAGTTCAAAAGAGCTTTATTGTAAACTTAAACAATATTTTAGAGATACTGCCTTGGTTTAAAGGCACATACTGGCTTGTAATGGACGACGATAAAAAGACAAAGATATCAGTCAGCAAAAACAAGATTAGAGAGCTAAAAAAGATATTTGGACTTGAGAAAAATTAG
- a CDS encoding carbon starvation protein A: protein MSAIILVIAAACIFAIAYRLYGVFIASKVLSLDETRKTPAYALENGYDYVPTNKWVLFGHHFAAIAGAGPLVGPVLAAQFGYLPGALWILIGATLAGAVHDIVILFASVRHEGMSLAEIARKEVGKFSGFAATIAVIFILLITVAGLAIVVVNSLFNSPWGTFTVGATIPIALFMAVYMKWIRPNKVAETTIIGVVLMIVSVIVGPMVQHSVLAPYLTFNQHQMTVLLALYGLIAAVLPVWLLLTPRDYLSTYMKIGVISLLAIGVIFVNPIIKMPAMTKFIHGGGPIIPGKVWPFVFITIACGALSGFHSLISTGTTPKMIKNEKDILPIGYGAMLVEGFVSIMALIAATSLHPGDYFAINVPPQIFAHLGMKVVDLPVLSKAVGENLAGRTGGAVTLGVGMSYIFSSIPGFKSLMSYLYHFSILFEALFILTTVDAGTRIGRYVLQEAGGYIYKPLKDKDWWPGIILASIVFTAAWAYLVYNGSISTIWPLFGTSNQLLASITLAIGTTMLLKRGKAKYIAITAVPFAFMIVTTVTAAYLNIVTNYLPSGNTVLIIFSIIILILAVSISVDCVTKWIKIYREMHSQNVAANFETSN from the coding sequence ATGAGCGCAATTATTTTAGTAATTGCTGCAGCATGTATATTTGCCATAGCTTATCGTCTTTATGGTGTTTTTATTGCGTCAAAGGTTTTGTCATTGGATGAGACGAGAAAGACGCCAGCATATGCATTGGAAAACGGCTATGACTATGTACCGACGAATAAGTGGGTACTATTTGGGCATCATTTTGCGGCGATTGCAGGAGCGGGTCCTTTAGTTGGTCCAGTGCTTGCTGCACAGTTTGGCTATTTGCCTGGTGCATTGTGGATTTTGATAGGTGCGACATTGGCAGGTGCAGTACACGACATAGTAATTTTGTTTGCATCTGTAAGACACGAAGGGATGTCACTGGCAGAAATTGCTAGAAAAGAAGTGGGCAAATTTTCCGGTTTTGCAGCGACTATTGCTGTAATATTTATTTTGCTCATTACTGTTGCAGGTCTTGCAATCGTTGTCGTAAACTCACTCTTTAATAGTCCATGGGGGACATTTACTGTAGGAGCTACAATACCAATTGCTCTTTTTATGGCTGTCTATATGAAATGGATAAGGCCAAATAAAGTTGCAGAAACAACTATTATAGGTGTTGTCTTAATGATAGTTTCAGTCATTGTAGGACCAATGGTTCAACATTCTGTCTTAGCACCTTATTTAACTTTTAATCAACATCAAATGACAGTGTTATTGGCTCTTTATGGGCTAATTGCTGCTGTCCTTCCGGTTTGGCTGCTTTTAACACCGAGGGATTATTTAAGCACTTATATGAAAATAGGCGTTATATCTTTATTGGCAATCGGTGTAATATTTGTAAATCCTATAATAAAAATGCCGGCTATGACAAAGTTTATACATGGCGGTGGTCCTATTATTCCAGGTAAAGTTTGGCCGTTTGTATTTATAACTATAGCTTGTGGAGCACTGTCTGGATTCCATTCATTGATTTCGACTGGTACGACACCAAAAATGATCAAAAATGAAAAGGATATTTTACCTATTGGTTACGGTGCAATGTTAGTAGAAGGTTTTGTATCTATAATGGCATTGATTGCTGCTACAAGTTTGCATCCTGGTGATTACTTTGCGATTAATGTTCCACCTCAAATTTTTGCACACCTTGGCATGAAAGTGGTGGATCTTCCTGTACTTTCAAAAGCAGTAGGAGAAAATTTAGCTGGCAGGACAGGTGGAGCAGTTACTTTAGGTGTCGGAATGTCGTATATATTTTCATCTATTCCAGGATTTAAATCATTGATGTCTTATTTGTATCATTTTTCTATACTGTTTGAAGCGCTGTTTATATTAACAACTGTTGATGCAGGTACAAGGATTGGAAGGTATGTATTGCAGGAAGCTGGCGGATATATCTACAAGCCATTAAAAGATAAAGATTGGTGGCCAGGTATAATTCTTGCAAGTATTGTGTTTACGGCAGCGTGGGCATATTTAGTGTACAATGGCAGTATATCAACTATATGGCCATTATTCGGTACATCAAACCAGCTTTTGGCATCAATAACGCTAGCAATTGGAACTACCATGCTTTTAAAACGAGGAAAAGCAAAGTATATAGCTATAACGGCAGTGCCTTTCGCGTTTATGATTGTTACCACAGTTACTGCTGCATACTTGAATATTGTTACTAATTATCTGCCATCAGGTAACACAGTGCTTATAATTTTCTCAATAATCATTTTGATACTGGCTGTTTCAATTAGCGTTGACTGTGTCACAAAATGGATTAAGATATATAGAGAAATGCATTCGCAAAATGTAGCTGCAAATTTTGAAACATCTAATTAA
- a CDS encoding ferritin family protein, translating to MNLLEYAINMELDGVQYYNKQAELNKDNELYNVFKEMAKDEMAAEFGVRKEEY from the coding sequence ATGAATCTATTGGAATATGCTATAAATATGGAACTTGATGGTGTACAGTACTATAATAAACAAGCCGAATTGAATAAAGACAATGAACTTTACAATGTATTTAAAGAGATGGCAAAAGATGAAATGGCAGCCGAATTTGGTGTAAGAAAAGAAGAATATTAA
- a CDS encoding lantibiotic protection ABC transporter ATP-binding protein, producing MEYILETRNLKKSYGKHLVVDDISLKVPRGSIYGLLGPNGAGKSTTLKMVTGLLHPTSGEIFVFGERWRREHLDRIGALIESPALYGNLTAHENLLVHARLIGIADERIKEVLEIVDLNDTGKKLVSQFSTGMRQRLGIAIALLGNPDLLILDEPSNGLDPIGIQNLRELIKSFQKMGITVILSSHILTEVSKLVDTIGIISNGKLKYQGTIDEKQDIEQLFFNVVRGEKND from the coding sequence ATGGAATATATACTTGAAACGAGAAATTTAAAAAAGTCTTATGGGAAACACTTAGTTGTAGATGACATTTCATTAAAAGTTCCTAGAGGATCTATATATGGGCTTCTTGGACCTAATGGGGCCGGTAAATCTACTACATTAAAGATGGTAACTGGTCTACTGCATCCAACATCAGGTGAAATATTTGTATTTGGAGAGAGGTGGCGAAGAGAACATCTTGATAGAATTGGTGCACTTATTGAGTCACCTGCACTATATGGGAATTTGACGGCACATGAGAATCTTTTGGTTCACGCAAGATTAATTGGAATTGCTGATGAGAGGATTAAAGAAGTTCTAGAAATTGTAGATTTAAATGATACAGGTAAAAAACTAGTATCGCAATTTTCTACAGGCATGAGACAGAGATTAGGTATTGCCATTGCTTTATTAGGAAATCCTGATTTGTTAATACTTGATGAGCCATCAAATGGTTTAGATCCTATAGGTATACAGAATCTTCGAGAATTAATAAAGTCTTTTCAGAAAATGGGGATTACAGTAATATTATCAAGCCATATTTTAACAGAAGTTTCAAAGCTTGTTGATACAATAGGTATTATAAGTAATGGCAAACTTAAATACCAAGGAACAATAGATGAAAAGCAAGACATTGAACAGTTATTTTTTAATGTAGTGAGAGGTGAAAAAAATGATTAA